TCCCGAGGGGCGAATTTCACCAACCCGGCCGGACCAAAATCGCGGAACACATCACCGGCAACACTGCGGAATACGTCGCCATACCAGGAACCGACCAGCAGCCAAAGAGCCAGAAACGCCCCATACGCGACAAAAAGGCGCGCAAAGAAACCGCCGACGAGCTGAAACCGCGACACTCGCTGTTCACGCTTGACCATATTCGCTAATGAGAGGCACAAGCATATCGCAGGGCACGCTAGGCCGGCGCCGCCGCGGCGGGTTGCCGCTCACGGATCGCCCATACCGCCCAAAGGATCCAGAACAGTATCGCCAGAAAAATGAATACAGCCTGCCACACCTGCACGTGCATGAAGTCGAACCACGATGGTGCATACAGACGAATGTAGAACAGGCTCACGATGCGTACGAGGTTCAGCAGCATCAGGCAGATCGTGCCTACGAGCAATCCCGGGACCTTCCGAAACAACGCGGCCGGGAACGCCAGGACGCCGGCAATGAACAGCGCCGACGGCTCGATGGCGTCACATCCCCGCTCGATGGTCA
This region of Phycisphaerae bacterium genomic DNA includes:
- the xrtH gene encoding exosortase H, producing MLYAFFLGLFYLMTITPFMRETVFPTYLRWNASASAGLLSVVEQNVSASGKTIRGRTSLTIERGCDAIEPSALFIAGVLAFPAALFRKVPGLLVGTICLMLLNLVRIVSLFYIRLYAPSWFDFMHVQVWQAVFIFLAILFWILWAVWAIRERQPAAAAPA